The Candidatus Rhabdochlamydia sp. T3358 genome includes a region encoding these proteins:
- a CDS encoding IS4 family transposase: MKHICELKNILAEHFDWNKSRLTVLTNVLIGLFVVRTVNLSDLSTVLYSEAKISSNYKRLQRFFKWLISVNNYTYLTMKFVIMVLGLKNKKNDLSLDRTDWKFGKKHINILTLGVNVKGVAIPLVWISLGRAGNSKTADRIELLKKVINEIEIKSLTADREFIGEEWFKFLLQANIPIYIRIKKDTQVVRRNHHYTISLKDLFAKLKQGKKKVLKGQYTVLGLEVNLAASRNNKGELLIVLTNRCPYKALKIYKKRWSIETLFGYFKTKGFNFEDTHMTDVNKIASWMLLLTIVVTWTMKTSLVLKEKEQKATHGRLRKSIFRVGFERLKRCLSQPLDRLKELLEYLKLLLRKKTRCRCVLRVV, encoded by the coding sequence ATGAAACATATTTGCGAACTGAAAAATATTTTAGCAGAACATTTTGATTGGAACAAGTCTAGATTAACTGTATTAACGAATGTATTAATAGGACTATTCGTAGTAAGAACAGTAAATTTATCAGATCTTTCAACCGTTTTATATAGTGAGGCAAAAATATCATCCAATTATAAACGTCTACAAAGATTTTTTAAATGGCTTATTTCCGTAAATAATTATACTTATTTGACCATGAAATTTGTGATAATGGTTTTAGGTCTTAAAAATAAAAAAAACGATTTATCTTTAGATAGAACCGATTGGAAGTTTGGTAAGAAGCACATAAATATTCTTACATTAGGTGTTAATGTTAAAGGAGTAGCTATTCCCCTTGTCTGGATTTCATTAGGAAGAGCAGGGAATTCAAAAACGGCAGATCGTATAGAACTTTTAAAAAAAGTCATAAATGAAATAGAAATCAAATCTCTAACAGCAGATAGAGAATTCATAGGAGAAGAATGGTTCAAGTTTTTACTTCAGGCAAATATTCCTATATACATTCGGATAAAAAAAGACACTCAGGTTGTTAGAAGAAATCATCATTATACAATTTCTCTTAAAGACTTATTTGCCAAACTAAAACAAGGTAAAAAAAAGGTGCTAAAGGGACAGTATACGGTTTTAGGGCTAGAAGTTAATTTAGCAGCTTCACGGAACAACAAGGGAGAACTCTTAATAGTTCTGACTAATAGATGTCCTTATAAAGCATTAAAAATCTATAAAAAAAGATGGTCGATAGAAACCCTTTTTGGATACTTCAAAACAAAAGGTTTTAACTTTGAAGATACCCACATGACTGATGTAAATAAAATAGCATCATGGATGCTACTGCTTACGATAGTCGTTACTTGGACAATGAAGACAAGTTTAGTCCTGAAAGAAAAAGAGCAAAAAGCAACTCATGGACGCTTAAGAAAAAGTATTTTTAGAGTAGGCTTTGAAAGACTAAAGAGATGCTTATCTCAGCCTTTAGATAGATTAAAAGAGCTTTTAGAGTACCTGAAGCTCTTACTAAGAAAAAAAACACGTTGTAGGTGTGTTTTAAGAGTGGTTTAA
- a CDS encoding glucose 1-dehydrogenase, with protein sequence MKDKVAIITGSTSGIGREVALLFASRGIKVAAAGRDEGGGASLINEIQQKGGNAIFIKTDVSNAASVQALIKSAKEHFGGIDYAFNNAGIEGVLGPIADMKEDAWDDVMNINLKGIWLCLKYEFPEILLRGGGAIVNTSTNLTKLGLPGTSAYAASKAGVDALTQVAAIEYGKHGVRVNAINPGAVDTPMLQRIYSPDQMEQVKSSNPLNKIATPKDVAQIVLWLCSPMSNHVNGISMLIDGGSTLL encoded by the coding sequence ATGAAAGATAAAGTTGCAATCATTACAGGATCTACATCAGGAATCGGACGAGAAGTAGCATTGTTATTTGCATCACGCGGGATAAAAGTAGCTGCTGCTGGACGCGATGAAGGAGGTGGGGCAAGCTTAATTAATGAAATTCAGCAAAAGGGTGGAAATGCCATTTTTATTAAAACGGATGTGTCTAATGCGGCATCAGTTCAAGCACTTATCAAATCAGCTAAAGAACATTTCGGTGGTATTGATTATGCGTTTAATAATGCGGGCATTGAAGGCGTACTTGGTCCTATCGCTGATATGAAAGAAGATGCGTGGGATGATGTGATGAACATTAATTTAAAAGGGATATGGTTATGCTTAAAATACGAATTCCCTGAAATTCTTCTTCGAGGTGGCGGAGCTATTGTCAATACATCTACAAATCTTACCAAATTGGGATTACCAGGAACATCAGCTTATGCTGCTAGCAAAGCTGGAGTAGATGCACTCACTCAAGTTGCTGCCATTGAATATGGTAAGCATGGAGTACGTGTGAATGCAATTAACCCAGGAGCGGTCGATACTCCTATGTTGCAGCGTATTTATAGTCCTGACCAAATGGAACAGGTAAAAAGTTCTAATCCACTCAACAAGATTGCGACTCCAAAGGATGTGGCTCAAATAGTTCTTTGGCTGTGTTCTCCAATGTCAAATCATGTGAACGGTATCAGCATGCTTATTGATGGAGGGTCAACTTTATTATAA
- a CDS encoding 4'-phosphopantetheinyl transferase superfamily protein, with protein sequence MEILLGRSVEIFLFPFSSGWFWLIDIENINLEELAIARSVLNEEDLKKSSRLKFEKDRNRSVVIHALLKIYIAKILDASVKSIKFLHNRFGKPCLPDSLLYFNLSHSNNYAFIGIHPSKDIGVDIEKIDDKNALETFDNFLYPNEKEWLSAHSHPKEGFYTLWCAKEAYLKALGSGFSTHPLPMLKPASTHPQKNHPIEKIEHFFTPSEEFVISDHKYEAYVYDKVINDYKLAVCII encoded by the coding sequence ATGGAAATCCTCTTGGGAAGATCGGTAGAAATTTTTCTTTTTCCTTTTTCAAGCGGATGGTTTTGGCTGATCGACATTGAAAATATAAACTTGGAAGAACTAGCAATAGCTCGATCTGTTTTAAATGAAGAAGATTTGAAAAAATCTTCACGACTAAAATTTGAGAAAGATCGAAACAGATCCGTTGTAATTCATGCGCTACTAAAAATTTATATCGCTAAAATTCTTGATGCCTCCGTTAAAAGCATAAAATTTTTGCATAATAGATTTGGTAAACCTTGCCTACCTGATTCTCTGCTCTATTTTAATTTATCTCATTCAAATAATTATGCCTTTATTGGCATACATCCTTCAAAGGATATCGGTGTTGACATTGAAAAAATCGATGACAAAAATGCATTAGAAACATTCGATAATTTTTTATATCCCAATGAGAAAGAATGGCTTAGCGCACATTCTCATCCAAAGGAAGGCTTTTATACGCTCTGGTGCGCGAAAGAAGCCTACCTAAAAGCCCTTGGTTCAGGTTTTTCAACGCATCCTTTACCTATGCTGAAGCCTGCATCTACTCATCCTCAGAAAAATCATCCTATTGAAAAAATTGAGCATTTTTTTACTCCCTCAGAAGAATTTGTGATTTCTGATCATAAATATGAGGCATATGTTTATGACAAAGTTATAAATGATTATAAACTAGCTGTTTGCATAATTTAG
- a CDS encoding FAD-dependent oxidoreductase translates to MKNILQADICIIGGGIAGLYCAHKLAQRNPSRKITVFEGLSRLGGRVQTGSFCNGTFHPEFGALRIEPELQPCVNELISELKIPTTTANQHNPTISMHPDFEKLHLEEQLLIKANPNQGAPLILLEHALKKILGKQWDIEGDHWDLPNRDEKKQFLRSTAIFNGILLYHQGAWNVFSEVLSYEAIEFVREKGAFYHLKNANPNAADWISILLDMRLIKQPSYSPVGGMDTLIHSLEKAITEKQVNILCNHELTCMKPNGDSSTQLIFSKKDDKTTVTVDAKTVILAIPQAALLKLADSLPSHIIPLLSKVRPLPMVWAYCIVENPPWTKSTPTGNGKNMPVRAVHLELDGQNPPRFGMAMFYCDEPWSEYWADLVEEETSDLIGTHFEAQINRGPRLTNALSKALQSFLSLKDPPKIVEWAIRDWGRQPFGGGVHLWKPRAKSADVMNELKAFSLNGSTVLKNIHICNEAFSDLQGFFEGSLRSANNALQTIECEEG, encoded by the coding sequence ATGAAGAACATTTTACAAGCAGACATATGCATCATCGGTGGCGGAATAGCAGGATTATATTGCGCCCATAAATTAGCCCAAAGAAATCCTAGTAGAAAAATCACTGTATTTGAAGGACTTTCAAGATTGGGTGGTCGTGTACAGACAGGTTCATTCTGCAATGGAACGTTTCATCCTGAATTTGGTGCCTTGAGAATCGAGCCTGAATTGCAACCTTGTGTGAATGAATTGATCAGCGAATTGAAAATTCCGACCACTACAGCTAATCAGCACAACCCTACGATTTCAATGCATCCTGATTTCGAAAAATTGCATTTGGAAGAACAGCTTTTAATTAAAGCAAATCCTAACCAAGGGGCTCCACTCATTTTGTTAGAGCACGCTCTAAAGAAAATCCTCGGCAAGCAATGGGATATTGAGGGCGATCATTGGGATCTTCCTAATCGAGATGAAAAAAAGCAATTTTTACGCTCAACTGCCATATTTAATGGGATTCTATTATATCACCAAGGTGCTTGGAATGTTTTTAGTGAAGTATTGAGTTATGAAGCAATTGAGTTCGTACGTGAAAAAGGAGCCTTTTATCATCTTAAAAATGCCAATCCTAATGCAGCAGACTGGATTTCTATCCTCTTAGATATGCGGCTTATCAAGCAGCCATCCTATTCTCCTGTAGGAGGAATGGATACACTCATTCACTCTTTAGAAAAAGCGATCACAGAAAAACAGGTTAATATTTTATGCAATCATGAGCTGACATGCATGAAACCCAACGGGGACTCTTCCACCCAGCTCATCTTTTCAAAGAAAGACGATAAAACTACAGTTACAGTCGATGCGAAAACAGTCATCCTAGCAATCCCTCAAGCAGCTCTTCTGAAGCTTGCTGATTCGCTACCTTCACATATTATTCCTCTTCTTTCAAAAGTACGCCCTCTTCCGATGGTTTGGGCTTACTGCATCGTAGAAAATCCACCTTGGACAAAGTCTACTCCTACGGGAAATGGCAAAAACATGCCTGTAAGAGCCGTGCATCTTGAGCTTGATGGACAAAATCCACCTCGTTTCGGCATGGCAATGTTCTATTGCGATGAGCCTTGGTCTGAATACTGGGCTGATTTGGTAGAAGAAGAGACTTCTGACTTAATTGGTACTCACTTTGAAGCACAGATCAATCGAGGACCTCGTTTGACGAATGCTTTAAGTAAGGCCTTACAATCTTTTCTTTCTTTGAAAGACCCTCCTAAAATCGTCGAATGGGCAATTCGAGATTGGGGGCGCCAACCTTTTGGCGGGGGAGTTCATCTATGGAAACCGCGTGCAAAATCAGCAGATGTGATGAACGAATTGAAAGCTTTTTCTTTAAATGGGAGTACTGTTTTAAAGAATATTCACATATGCAACGAAGCTTTTTCCGATTTGCAAGGTTTCTTTGAAGGGTCCCTTCGTTCAGCAAACAATGCATTACAAACAATAGAATGTGAAGAGGGATAA
- a CDS encoding ISAs1 family transposase translates to MSQPKGKIPKHIKQKTFNHPGTDSQIILNLCKIKDPRQPSCNFHYSLVTVLFISFLGVLCGAKDWISKYVDVSSGVPSSKTLKRVMSLIPTDSLERLLNCLRSSLAEGDIIAIDEKTLRGSRGWNEKDKPLHLLHAWSTDLGICLGQVSVDEKSNEITAFPKLIEQLELKGTTVTTDALNTQKKSAAAIINQKADYALPVKGNHKGLYKDIKLLFEDADRKSSIDVTEIHHQEKSAGRMEERRYQLLDIKGLGSVKKWAGCLRAGRVSRKRTKKGKTSLEICYYITSLLDIDKFAKSVRKHWGIENGLHLSLDVIFKEDKHRYQDKIGAANLSLLRKVALAVLAKDTSLKCGKPARQMRAATSPTYRDQLVKNCF, encoded by the coding sequence ATGAGCCAGCCAAAAGGCAAAATACCAAAGCATATAAAACAAAAGACATTCAATCATCCAGGCACCGACAGTCAAATAATTTTAAATCTTTGCAAGATAAAAGACCCTCGCCAACCATCCTGTAATTTTCATTACTCACTAGTTACAGTCCTATTTATCTCCTTTTTAGGTGTCTTATGCGGAGCAAAAGATTGGATAAGCAAATACGTAGATGTTTCGTCTGGAGTTCCTTCAAGTAAGACACTAAAACGAGTAATGAGTCTCATTCCTACCGACTCTTTAGAAAGATTACTTAATTGTTTAAGATCAAGCCTTGCGGAAGGGGATATTATCGCCATAGATGAAAAAACTCTTCGTGGCAGTCGCGGTTGGAATGAGAAAGATAAACCACTTCATTTGTTACACGCGTGGAGCACAGACCTTGGAATCTGCTTAGGGCAAGTATCTGTCGATGAGAAATCTAATGAAATTACGGCTTTTCCAAAGTTAATTGAACAGTTAGAGCTTAAAGGAACAACAGTTACTACAGATGCTTTAAATACCCAGAAGAAATCTGCAGCAGCAATTATCAACCAGAAAGCAGATTATGCATTACCGGTGAAAGGGAATCATAAAGGTCTCTATAAAGACATAAAGTTACTATTTGAAGATGCTGATAGAAAAAGCAGCATTGATGTAACGGAAATTCACCATCAAGAAAAATCCGCAGGACGAATGGAAGAACGTAGATATCAGCTTTTAGATATTAAAGGCCTTGGATCTGTCAAAAAATGGGCTGGTTGTTTAAGAGCAGGAAGGGTTAGTAGAAAAAGAACGAAAAAAGGCAAAACCTCTCTAGAGATATGTTATTACATAACCAGTCTGCTCGATATAGATAAATTTGCTAAGAGCGTACGGAAACACTGGGGAATAGAAAATGGCCTTCATTTATCTCTAGATGTTATTTTTAAAGAGGATAAACATCGCTATCAAGATAAAATAGGCGCTGCAAATCTGTCTTTGCTAAGGAAAGTCGCACTTGCGGTATTAGCCAAGGACACATCACTTAAGTGTGGAAAACCCGCTAGGCAAATGCGAGCTGCTACGTCTCCTACATACAGAGACCAGTTAGTCAAAAATTGCTTTTAA
- a CDS encoding thioredoxin domain-containing protein, which produces MFKEIFFTLIAVGGIDAGAEMKTDTKIQNITETKIDTKMQDIMELIRLAVLQEEQLDIMLPSLVQQAVTSAKKDMDVKKVVTDVKEKILKETYLKKFVEPFDKIFTHDEIQALLSYYRADAIKKFFKTGAETLFPVYAGMQEVITDIVKPPLLEDNVATVTASNFQKEVKEFKGSILLKVYSMMCGPCQVVAPIFSELSTELGDKVKFCKIDLSFELELLKELEVTSVPTILFIKDGKIIDRHTGLISKEALRNKVVGSDIASGA; this is translated from the coding sequence ATGTTTAAAGAGATTTTTTTTACATTGATTGCGGTAGGTGGCATTGACGCAGGAGCAGAAATGAAGACTGATACCAAGATACAAAATATTACAGAAACGAAAATAGATACAAAGATGCAAGACATTATGGAGCTAATACGTTTAGCTGTTTTGCAAGAAGAGCAACTGGATATAATGCTGCCCTCGCTAGTTCAACAGGCGGTTACTTCTGCAAAGAAGGATATGGATGTTAAGAAGGTTGTTACCGATGTAAAAGAAAAGATTCTTAAAGAAACTTATCTAAAAAAGTTTGTAGAGCCTTTTGATAAGATATTTACTCATGATGAAATCCAAGCGCTTCTTAGCTATTATAGAGCAGATGCGATAAAAAAGTTTTTTAAAACAGGTGCTGAAACACTTTTCCCAGTTTACGCAGGCATGCAAGAAGTCATTACAGATATTGTCAAGCCTCCTCTTTTAGAAGACAATGTTGCCACGGTCACTGCTTCAAATTTTCAGAAAGAAGTAAAGGAGTTCAAAGGTAGTATTCTTTTAAAAGTTTACTCTATGATGTGTGGACCTTGTCAAGTTGTGGCACCCATCTTTTCAGAACTCAGTACTGAATTAGGGGATAAGGTCAAATTTTGCAAAATAGATCTTAGCTTCGAACTTGAATTGTTAAAAGAGCTTGAAGTAACTTCAGTACCTACTATCTTATTTATCAAAGATGGAAAAATAATAGATCGTCATACTGGTTTAATTAGCAAAGAAGCTTTAAGAAACAAGGTTGTAGGAAGCGATATTGCTTCTGGGGCTTAG
- the pgeF gene encoding peptidoglycan editing factor PgeF: MLRKKSGGIEWLEFELLQGIPHLKTGVFLRHGGISQGPYASFNLGANTEDLAEHVIYHRKQVQELFNFKKIVTGNQVHGVHAEWIQTLKQDVGNCDILLTDLSEVGLLITHADCQAAIFYDPLRKAIANTHAGWRGNVGNAYRETVRAMHKAFGSNPADLLVCISPSLGPKHAEFKEYKREFPPDFWKYQVTPLHFDLWALAKDQLEEEGVLSSHIEIACMCTHCNTEDFYSYRRDQITGRNGTIIGFTEKAFD; the protein is encoded by the coding sequence ATGTTGCGTAAAAAATCAGGTGGGATCGAATGGTTGGAATTTGAACTTTTACAAGGGATCCCTCATCTTAAAACGGGAGTTTTTTTAAGACATGGAGGAATCAGCCAAGGTCCTTATGCGTCTTTTAATTTGGGGGCAAATACAGAAGATCTTGCAGAGCATGTAATCTATCATCGTAAGCAAGTACAAGAGCTGTTTAATTTTAAAAAAATAGTGACGGGTAACCAAGTGCATGGAGTTCATGCTGAATGGATACAAACGCTTAAGCAAGATGTAGGAAATTGTGATATTTTATTAACCGATTTGTCAGAGGTTGGTTTGTTAATTACCCACGCAGATTGTCAGGCTGCAATTTTTTATGATCCTTTACGAAAGGCGATAGCAAATACACATGCAGGTTGGAGAGGAAATGTGGGTAATGCATATCGTGAAACAGTCAGGGCTATGCATAAAGCCTTTGGTTCTAATCCCGCTGATTTACTTGTTTGCATTTCACCAAGCCTTGGACCAAAACACGCAGAGTTTAAAGAATATAAGAGGGAATTTCCACCGGATTTCTGGAAGTACCAAGTAACACCGCTTCATTTTGATTTATGGGCTCTTGCTAAAGATCAATTAGAGGAGGAAGGAGTGTTATCTTCTCATATTGAGATTGCATGTATGTGTACACATTGCAACACAGAGGATTTTTACTCCTATCGCCGAGATCAAATAACAGGAAGAAATGGGACAATCATTGGTTTCACTGAGAAGGCATTTGATTAA